DNA from Comamonas serinivorans:
GTGGAGCTGGGCCGGCGCAGCCAGGGCCGCGTCGAGATCGTCCAGGGCATGGTGGCGGATCAAGCCCACGCGGCCCAGGGTAGCTTCACCGTCAAGGCCGAGCAGGGCAAGGCCGAAGCCTCGCACACGCACTGAAGGAGTCCCGATGTTTGAACGCATTCTTCGGTTCGCCATCGAGCAGCGATGGCTGGTGCTGCTGGCCGTGTTGGCCATGGCGGGCCTGGGCTTCCACAACTACCAGCGGCTGTCCATCGACGCCGTACCGGACATCACCAACGTCCAGGTCCAGATCAACACGGCGGCACCTGGGTACTCCCCCCTGGAGACCGAGCAGCGCGTGACGTTTGCGGTCGAGACCGTGATGGCGGGCCTGCCGGGTCTGGAGCAGACGCGCTCGCTGTCGCGCTACGGTCTGTCGCAGGTGACCGTGATCTTCCAGGACGGCACGAACATCTTCTTTGCCCGCCAGCTGGTCAACGAACGCCTGCAGTCGGCCGCCGGCCAGTTGCCCGAGGGCATCCACCCGCAGCTCGGGCCCATCTCGACCGGCCTGGGCGAAATCTTCCTGTGGACCGTGGAGGCGGAGGAGGGGGCCACCAAGCCCGACGGGACGCCCTACACCGCAATCGACCTGCGCGAGATTCAGGACTGGGTCATCAAGCCCCAGTTGCGCAACGTGCCCGGGGTGACCGAGATCAACACCATCGGCGGCTACGCCAAGCAGTTCGAGGTGGCGCCGCAGCCCGAGCGGCTGGCCGCGTACGGCCTGTCGTTGAGCGACCTGGTGAACGCGCTGCAGCGCAACAACGCCAACGTCGGCGCGGGCTACATCGAACGTCAGGGCGAGCAGTACCTGATCCGCGCGCCGGGCCAGGTGGCCAGCCTCCAGGACATCCGGAACATCGTGGTGAGCAGCCAGGGCAGCACGCCCGTGCGCATCGCCGACGTGGCTGAAGTGGGCCTCGGCAAGGAGCTGCGCACGGGCGCGGCCACCGACAACGGGCGCGAGGTCGTGCTGGGTACGGTGTTCATGCTGATCGGCGACAACAGCCGCACCGTGGCGCAGGCCGTGGCTCGCAAGATGGCGGAGATCAACCAGAACCTGCCGCCCGGCGTGCAGGCCATCACGGTGTACGACCGCACGGTGCTGGTGGACAAAGCCATTGCGACGGTCAAGAAGAACCTGTTCGAAGGCGCGTTGCTGGTGATCGCGGTGCTGTTCCTGTTCCTGGGCAACCTGCGGGCGGCGCTGATCACGGCGCTGGTGATCCCGCTGTCCATGCTGTTCACCTTCACCGGCATGGTGAACCAGAAGGTCAGCGCCAACCTGATGAGCCTGGGCGCGCTGGACTTCGGGATCATCGTCGACGGTGCCGTGGTGATCGTGGAGAACTGCGTGCGTCACCTGGCGCATGCCCAGGCCCGGCTGGGTCGGCCGCTGACGCGCACCGAGCGCTTGCATGAGGTGTTCGCGGCAGCCAGGGAAGCGCGCCGCCCGCTGCTGTACGGCCAGCTCATCATCCTGGTGGTCTACCTGCCCATCTTTGCGCTCTCGGGGGTGGAGGGCAAGATGTTCCACCCCATGGCCTTGACCGTGATGCTGGCGCTGCTGGGCGCCATGATCCTGTCGGTCACCTTCGTGCCGGCGGCGGTGGCGCTGTTCATCGGCAACTCGGTGGCGGAGAAGGACAACCGCCTGATGACTTGGGCCAGAAAGGGGTATGCACCACTTCTCGATTGGGGAATGAACGCAAAAGCGGTGATGCTCACTGCAGCGGCCGTGGCGGTGGCGTTGAGCGCCTTGTTGACCACGCGCTTGGGCAGCGAATTCATGCCCAGCCTGAACGAGGGCGATTTCGCCGTGCAGGCCTTGCGCATGCCGGGCACCAGCCTGAGCCAGTCGGTGCAGATGCAGCAGCAGATCGAGACCACGCTGATCGAGCAGGTGCCCGAAATCGAGCGCGTGTTCGCGCGCACGGGCACCGCCGAAGTGGCGGCCGATCCCATGCCGCCCAACATCTCGGACGCCTACGTCATGCTCAAGCCCGAGTCCGAATGGCCGGCGCCCCAGCGCACGCGCGACGAAGTGGTGGCCGCGGCCCAGGCGGCGCTGGCCGAGCTGCCGGGCAACAACTACGAGTTCTCGCAGCCGAT
Protein-coding regions in this window:
- a CDS encoding CusA/CzcA family heavy metal efflux RND transporter, whose product is MFERILRFAIEQRWLVLLAVLAMAGLGFHNYQRLSIDAVPDITNVQVQINTAAPGYSPLETEQRVTFAVETVMAGLPGLEQTRSLSRYGLSQVTVIFQDGTNIFFARQLVNERLQSAAGQLPEGIHPQLGPISTGLGEIFLWTVEAEEGATKPDGTPYTAIDLREIQDWVIKPQLRNVPGVTEINTIGGYAKQFEVAPQPERLAAYGLSLSDLVNALQRNNANVGAGYIERQGEQYLIRAPGQVASLQDIRNIVVSSQGSTPVRIADVAEVGLGKELRTGAATDNGREVVLGTVFMLIGDNSRTVAQAVARKMAEINQNLPPGVQAITVYDRTVLVDKAIATVKKNLFEGALLVIAVLFLFLGNLRAALITALVIPLSMLFTFTGMVNQKVSANLMSLGALDFGIIVDGAVVIVENCVRHLAHAQARLGRPLTRTERLHEVFAAAREARRPLLYGQLIILVVYLPIFALSGVEGKMFHPMALTVMLALLGAMILSVTFVPAAVALFIGNSVAEKDNRLMTWARKGYAPLLDWGMNAKAVMLTAAAVAVALSALLTTRLGSEFMPSLNEGDFAVQALRMPGTSLSQSVQMQQQIETTLIEQVPEIERVFARTGTAEVAADPMPPNISDAYVMLKPESEWPAPQRTRDEVVAAAQAALAELPGNNYEFSQPIQLRFNELVSGVRADVAVKVFGDDMAVLNDQARRIEAVLQGIAGASEVNVEQTTGLPMLTVRIDREAISRYGLNVADVQDTVATALGGREAGTLFQGDRRFDIVVRLPESVRSDLEAMRRLPIPLPRSGDGPVRFIPLSEVAAFELAPGPNQVSREDGKRRVVVSANVRGRDLGGFVREAQAALNAQVKLPTGYWLDWGGQFENLASAATRLQIVVPMALLLVFVLLFMMFGNVRDGLIVFTGIPFALTGGILALWLRGMPLSITAAVGFIALSGVAVLNGLVLIAFIRTLREAGASVSQAVRDGALTRLRPVLMTALVASLGFVPMAIATGTGAEVQRPLATVVIGGILSSTALTLLVLPVLYQLIHRRDDGPTSPSPLKA